Proteins from a genomic interval of Kribbella aluminosa:
- a CDS encoding CGNR zinc finger domain-containing protein has product MQTSFTWVGGRPSVDFTATLGKRQQAPFERIPEPADLGRWFQEAGLAQVAPQVSRAVRGLAVELREALYRLFSGTALPADVGVVNRWSSRRLPGPRLTAERSLEGTSPTATDLLGVLARDGIDLLTGPLGGRIRTCAADDCSLLFVDASRAGRRRWCSMNTCGARAKMATYRSAD; this is encoded by the coding sequence ATGCAGACTAGCTTCACCTGGGTCGGGGGCCGCCCGTCGGTGGACTTCACCGCGACCCTGGGCAAGCGGCAGCAGGCGCCGTTCGAGCGGATCCCGGAGCCGGCGGACCTCGGCCGCTGGTTCCAGGAAGCCGGTCTCGCGCAGGTCGCGCCGCAGGTGTCGCGCGCCGTCCGCGGCCTGGCGGTCGAGCTGCGCGAAGCGCTGTACCGGCTGTTCTCCGGCACCGCATTGCCGGCCGATGTCGGCGTCGTCAACCGGTGGAGCAGCCGCCGACTGCCCGGGCCGCGCCTGACCGCGGAGCGCAGTCTGGAGGGCACCTCGCCGACTGCGACAGACCTGCTCGGCGTCCTGGCGCGAGACGGGATCGACCTGCTCACCGGCCCGCTGGGCGGGCGGATCCGGACCTGCGCCGCGGACGACTGCTCGCTGTTGTTCGTCGACGCGAGCCGCGCCGGCCGGCGCCGGTGGTGCTCGATGAACACCTGCGGCGCCCGCGCCAAGATGGCGACGTACCGCTCGGCGGATTGA